A window of Zingiber officinale cultivar Zhangliang chromosome 5A, Zo_v1.1, whole genome shotgun sequence contains these coding sequences:
- the LOC121983020 gene encoding 3-oxo-5-alpha-steroid 4-dehydrogenase 1-like — protein sequence MLSAITALGLFYPPPPSIFLTAMSAITCTSLAFIGVSEVRGKHLSYSKFWNANKPGGGGADPVRISSRAGMLFFYTPALLASAAAFAVPSLMADERGLLVALALLLHFLKRDFEVLFVHQFSGAIVLDSAISISFSYFINTVCILYAQYLAVGAPEPAVNLKYPGAVVFAVGMLGNLYHHILLSKLRKKGDKGYKIPEGGLFGLVICPHYLFEIIIWVGVALMAQTLNAASFMLGSAFYLMGRSWATKRWYVSKFESFPKGIKALLPYIY from the exons ATGCTGTCGGCGATCACGGCCCTGGGCCTCTTCTACCCTCCGCCGCCTTCGATCTTCCTCACGGCGATGTCCGCTATAACCTGCACCTCCCTCGCCTTCATCGGCGTCTCCGAGGTGCGGGGCAAACACCTTAGCTACTCCAAGTTCTGGAACGCCAACAAACCCGGAGGCGGCGGCGCCGATCCGGTCCGCATCTCCAGCCGCGCCGGGATGCTCTTCTTCTACACTCCCGCGCTGCTCGCCTCCGCCGCCGCCTTCGCCGTCCCCAGCCTCATGGCCGACGAGAGGGGCCTCTTGGTCGCGCTCGCCCTCCTGCTTCATTTCCTCAAGAGGGATTTCGAG GTACTATTCGTTCACCAATTCAGCGGGGCCATCGTGCTGGACTCGGCCATTTCGATATCCTTCAGCTATTTCATCAACACCGTTTGCATCCTGTACGCTCAGTATCTGGCCGTGGGCGCGCCCGAACCAGCAGTGAACCTCAAGTACCCTGGCGCGGTCGTGTTCGCTGTCGGAATGCTCGGCAACTTGTACCATCACATCCTCCTTTCGAAGCTGAGAAAGAAGGGAGACAAAGGCTACAAGATCCCTGAGGGTGGGCTGTTTGGCTTGGTCATCTGCCCGCACTATCTCTTTGAAATAATCATTTGGGTTGGGGTTGCACTCATGGCGCAGACTCTGAATGCCGCCTCCTTCATGCTTGGTTCGGCGTTCTACTTGATGGGCAGGAGTTGGGCAACGAAGAGATGGTATGTCTCCAAGTTTGAGAGCTTTCCTAAAGGAATCAAGGCACTGCTGCCTTACATTTACTGA